CCGTGCTCGGGGCGAACCTCCTCACCGGCAACCTCGCCCGCCCGCTGTGGAAGCACCTCGCGCCCTACCAGCAGCACCGGTTCATCTCGTTCCTGAACCCCGATGCCGACCCGCGGGCGACTGGCTGGCACATCATCCAGTCGAAGATCGCCATCGGGTCCGGCGGATGGCTCGGCAAGGGCTTCACCCTGGGCACCCAGAAGCGGCTGGCCTTCCTCCCCGCCCAGCCCACGGACTTCATCTTCTCCGTGGTGGGAGAGGAGCTGGGCTTCATCGGCGTCCTCGTCGCCCTGTGGCTCTTCTTCGCCCTGCTGGCGATGCTGATCCGCGCCGCACGCCGCAGCCCCGACCCGTTCGGCGGAATGGTGGCGTTCGGCGTGGCCGGGCTCTTCTTCACCCACATCTTCGAGAACGTCGGCATGACCGCGAACGTGATGCCGATCACAGGTATTCCCCTGCCGTTCTTCAGCTACGGGGGCTCGTTCCTGCTCGCGTGCTTCCTGGCCATCGGGCTGGCGATGCGGGTGGCGAGGGAGGGGCAGGAGCTCGGCTATCATGGTCTGTGACAATGGGTTAGCCGAGGTGTCTGGCGTTCCAGGGCCTTCGCTCCCAAATTGAGCCGTCCCGAAGGGCCTCGGCGCCCCAAGCCCCCCTCACTCATGGCTCCTTCGTCCATGGCCTGGTTCCGCAAAGATCGACGTCCCCGCACGTCGCAGCGCGAACGGCTGGAGATCCCGGCCGACGTCTGGGACAAGTGCGAGGAATGCGGCCACGTGGACGTCCGGGAGAAGTTCGAACGAGGGTTCGGTGTGTGCCCCAACTGCGGGCACCACCGGCGCATCGAGGCGGCCCAGTACATCGCCCTGCTGACCGACGAGGGAAGCTGGCGACCGCTCGACATGGACCTCCGCTCCGTGGACGCCCTCACCTTCGAAGCCTACGAGGACCGGCTGGCGGCGGCCCTGAAGAAGGCCGGCCCGGAGGACGCCGTCCGCACCGGGACGGCTACCCTCGAGGGGGAGCCGATCTACCTCGCGGTCATGGACTTCAAGTTCATGGGCGGCTCGATGGGGTCCGTCGTCGGCGAGAAGATCGTGCGGCTGGGCCGGCGGGCTCTGGAGGCGCGGGGACCCCTGATCATCGTGACGGCCTCCGGGGGCGCGCGGATGCAGGAGGGCGTGCTGTCGCTGATGCAGCTGGCGAAGACGTCGGTGGTCATCGCGCAGCTGCGGGAGCAGGGGATCCCGTTCGTCTCCGTGCTCACCGATCCCACCACCGGCGGCGTATCGGCGTCGTACGCGTTTCAGGGCGACGTCATCATCGCCGAGCCGGGCGCGGTCATCGGGTTCGCCGGCGCGCGGGTGATCAAGCAGACCATCGGCCAGGACCTGCCGGAGGGATTCCAGACGGCCGAGTTCCTCGTGGAGCACGGGATGATCGACGCCGTGGTGCCGCGGGCCCGGCTCGGCCCGACGTGCGCGCAGCTGCTGCGCCTGCTGCTCAGCCAGGAAGCCCTGGTCGGGGAGCGCGTCAGCTGACGATCCGTTCGTACGACGAAGCCTGCCGGTTTCTGTTTCCCAGGACGACCAATGGCATCAAGTGGGGCCTCGAGCGGACCGAGGCCCTTTTGGCAGGTCTGGGCCACCCGGAGCGGCACTTCGCCTCGATCCACGTGGCCGGGACGAACGGCAAGGGCTCCACGGCGACGATGCTGGCGGAGGTGCTCCTGGCGGCGGGCCATCGGGTCGGGCTGTACACCTCGCCGCACCTGGTCACGTTCCGGGAGCGCGTCGCGGTGGACCGGGTGGCCATCTCCGAGGAGGCGGTCACGATGTGGGCCGCGCGGCTGGAGGAGCCCGCGCGCCGGCTGGACGCGACCTTCTTCGAGGTGTCCACGGCATTGGCCTTCGCCGACTTCGCTGCGCGCGGGGTGGAGATCGCGGTGGTGGAGGTGGGCCTCGGCGGGCGGCTCGACGCCACCAACGTCATCCTGCCTGCGGCCTGCGGCGTGACCCGGATCGCGCTCGAGCACACGGAGTACCTCGGCAGCGACCTCGCGAGCATCGCCCGGGAGAAGGCCGGCATCGCGAAGCCGGGGGTCCCGTTCGTGACCACGGAGGCCGATCCGGCGATCGCGGACGTCCTGCTGGCCGAGGCGCGCTCGCGCGGGGCGCGGGCGGAGCGGTGCGACCCCGGCGCGTGCCTCGCGAACGTGGCGGTGTTTCCCGGCGGCGTGCGCTTCGACGCCGAGACGCCGGGCGGCCGGCGCCCGGGCGTCTCGCTCGGGATGGCGGGCGGCTACCAGAGCGCCAACGCGCTGCTCGCGATCCGGCTCGTCGAGCTGGTGGGTGCCGACTGGGCGGTGGACGAGGCCGCGCTGCGCGCCGGGCTCGCCGCCGCGCGGGTCCCGGGGCGCTTCGACCGCCGCGGCCGCTGGATCTTCGACGTCGCCCACAACCCTGACGGGGTTCGGGCGCTGGTCGCCGCGCTCGCGGTCGCGGCGCCGCCGCGGCCGCTGGTGGCGGTGGTCGCGGTGCTGCGCGACAAGGCCTGGAAGGAGATGCTGCGGTCGCTGGGCGCCGCGGTGGACCGCCTGGTGGTGACCTGCGCGCCCAGCGCGCCGGCCGAGCGCGGCTGGGACCTCGGCGAGGTGGAGGCGTGGGCGCGGGCGGAGCGGCTGCCGCTGCTGGCGCAGCCCGACTTCGATCTCGCCCTCGGCCTGTCGGTCGGCGACGCGGCGACGGTGCTCGTCACCGGCTCGTTTCACACGGTCGGCGACGCGATGCGTCGCTTGCCCGGCGCTCCGCCGCTCGGCTAGATTTTCTCATGCCACCGAGTGCCTTGCCGGGGTTTCGCGACGTGTTTCCCGACGCCCTGGCGCGGCGCCGGCGCATCTTCACGGCGTGGCGCGACGTGGCGGCACGGTACGGCTTCGAGGAGTACGACGGGCCGCCGCTCGAGCCCGTGGAGCTGTACACCAGGAAGAGCGGCGACGAGATCGTCGAGCAGCTGTACCGCTTCACTGACAAGGGCGACCGGGACGTCGCGCTGCGGCCGGAGATGACGCCGACCCTGGCGCGCATGGTGGCCCAGCGCGCGGCCCAGCTCAAGAAGCCCATCCGCTGGTTCTCGATCCCGCAGCTGTTCCGCTACGAGCGCCAGCAGCGCGGCCGGCTGCGGGAGCACTTCCAGCTGAACATGGACATCATCGGCGAGGCCGGGCCGCTGGCCGACGCGGAGGTGATCGCGGCGGCGCTGGACATCGTCCGGGCGCTCGGCTTCGGCCCCGGCGAGGTGCGGGCCCGGCTGTCGGACCGCCGCATCCT
This region of Gemmatimonadales bacterium genomic DNA includes:
- the accD gene encoding acetyl-CoA carboxylase, carboxyltransferase subunit beta; this encodes MAWFRKDRRPRTSQRERLEIPADVWDKCEECGHVDVREKFERGFGVCPNCGHHRRIEAAQYIALLTDEGSWRPLDMDLRSVDALTFEAYEDRLAAALKKAGPEDAVRTGTATLEGEPIYLAVMDFKFMGGSMGSVVGEKIVRLGRRALEARGPLIIVTASGGARMQEGVLSLMQLAKTSVVIAQLREQGIPFVSVLTDPTTGGVSASYAFQGDVIIAEPGAVIGFAGARVIKQTIGQDLPEGFQTAEFLVEHGMIDAVVPRARLGPTCAQLLRLLLSQEALVGERVS
- a CDS encoding Mur ligase family protein, which codes for MRAAAAPAAQPGSPGRGARQLTIRSYDEACRFLFPRTTNGIKWGLERTEALLAGLGHPERHFASIHVAGTNGKGSTATMLAEVLLAAGHRVGLYTSPHLVTFRERVAVDRVAISEEAVTMWAARLEEPARRLDATFFEVSTALAFADFAARGVEIAVVEVGLGGRLDATNVILPAACGVTRIALEHTEYLGSDLASIAREKAGIAKPGVPFVTTEADPAIADVLLAEARSRGARAERCDPGACLANVAVFPGGVRFDAETPGGRRPGVSLGMAGGYQSANALLAIRLVELVGADWAVDEAALRAGLAAARVPGRFDRRGRWIFDVAHNPDGVRALVAALAVAAPPRPLVAVVAVLRDKAWKEMLRSLGAAVDRLVVTCAPSAPAERGWDLGEVEAWARAERLPLLAQPDFDLALGLSVGDAATVLVTGSFHTVGDAMRRLPGAPPLG